In Halorubrum sp. BV1, the following proteins share a genomic window:
- a CDS encoding PAS domain-containing protein, with product MTRPGNPNADSGPTRSAHASESTRSASTDAVDEALKTRTMDEAPVGITIADATQSDMPLIYVNAAFERMTGYSPSYAVGRNCRFLQGEGTREKPVRQMRAAIENEEPVTVELRNYRRSGELFWNEVTIAPLRDESGAVAYYVGFQQDVTRRKRAEQAASDRATRIEHERTAQARLLERLDGIVAEVTEAVALASSREELRQAVVRSIAATYSSAWIGTYDPATETVEPHASEGDVGAAIESVSVAAGDDGERSVETAVAAAMTDRRVRLEPIGPEEPAEAAAVAAVPLHFGEAVYGVLVVYAQTEEFRRHERDVLTALGRTVAIGINALESQRTLRGDSVVRFQLALASHPLGSFSEALSCSLRHTGTVGDRGERSLLFKLDGAAEVDAETIHDAAEAADVSVHSILAAETDTPVVELSFDETPLAELIREYSGELCGWEVSEGVAVATIEVGREALARSLAADALDCLSGADLRSYRRREQAHETRREFVAEVESRLTPRQRAALVRAHTSGYFAWPHETNGDEIADSMGVTRSTFHQHLRAAQRKIAAAIFER from the coding sequence ATGACGCGGCCGGGAAACCCGAACGCCGACTCGGGACCAACACGGTCAGCACACGCGTCCGAGTCGACGCGGTCGGCGAGCACCGACGCCGTCGATGAGGCGTTGAAGACCCGGACGATGGACGAGGCACCGGTCGGGATCACGATCGCGGACGCGACCCAGTCGGACATGCCGCTCATCTACGTGAACGCGGCGTTCGAGCGGATGACCGGCTACTCGCCGTCGTACGCGGTCGGCCGGAACTGCCGGTTTCTTCAGGGGGAGGGGACCCGGGAGAAGCCGGTGCGGCAGATGCGTGCCGCGATCGAGAACGAAGAGCCCGTAACGGTCGAACTCCGCAACTATCGTCGGAGCGGTGAGCTGTTCTGGAACGAGGTGACGATCGCACCACTTCGGGACGAGTCGGGAGCAGTCGCGTACTACGTCGGTTTCCAACAGGACGTCACCCGGCGCAAACGGGCCGAACAGGCGGCGTCGGACCGGGCGACGCGGATAGAACACGAGCGGACCGCACAGGCGCGTCTCTTGGAACGGCTGGACGGCATCGTCGCCGAGGTCACGGAAGCGGTGGCGCTGGCGTCGTCACGGGAAGAGTTGCGTCAGGCGGTCGTCCGGAGCATCGCGGCCACGTACTCCAGCGCGTGGATCGGGACGTACGACCCGGCGACCGAAACGGTCGAACCGCACGCGTCGGAGGGCGACGTTGGAGCGGCGATCGAGTCGGTCTCGGTCGCGGCCGGCGACGACGGGGAGAGGTCGGTTGAAACCGCCGTCGCGGCGGCGATGACCGATCGTCGCGTGCGACTCGAACCGATCGGCCCGGAGGAGCCGGCCGAGGCGGCCGCGGTCGCGGCCGTGCCGCTCCACTTCGGCGAGGCGGTCTACGGCGTCCTCGTCGTCTACGCGCAGACCGAGGAGTTCCGCCGCCACGAGCGGGACGTGCTGACTGCGCTCGGACGGACCGTCGCGATCGGCATCAACGCACTGGAGAGCCAGCGGACGCTCCGCGGGGACAGCGTCGTCCGGTTCCAACTGGCGCTCGCTTCTCATCCGCTCGGTTCGTTCAGCGAGGCGTTGTCGTGTTCGCTCCGCCACACCGGCACCGTCGGTGATCGCGGCGAGCGGTCGTTACTGTTCAAACTGGACGGCGCGGCGGAGGTGGACGCCGAGACGATTCACGATGCAGCCGAGGCGGCGGACGTCTCCGTGCATTCGATCCTCGCCGCGGAGACGGACACACCGGTGGTCGAACTGTCGTTCGATGAGACTCCGCTGGCGGAGTTAATACGAGAGTACAGCGGCGAGCTGTGCGGTTGGGAGGTGTCCGAGGGCGTCGCGGTCGCGACGATCGAGGTCGGCCGAGAGGCGTTGGCGCGCTCGCTCGCGGCCGATGCCCTCGACTGCCTTTCCGGCGCGGATCTTCGCAGCTACCGACGGCGGGAACAGGCACACGAGACCCGCCGGGAATTCGTCGCCGAGGTCGAGTCGCGACTGACGCCACGACAACGGGCCGCGCTGGTGCGTGCGCACACGAGCGGGTACTTCGCGTGGCCACACGAGACGAACGGCGACGAGATCGCTGACTCGATGGGCGTTACCCGATCGACGTTCCACCAACACCTGCGCGCGGCACAGCGCAAGATAGCGGCGGCGATCTTCGAACGATAA
- a CDS encoding bacteriorhodopsin → MMAQPGSEGIWLWIGTLGMFLGMLYFIARGWGETDRRRQEFYIVTIFITAIAFVNYLAMALGFGLTTVTLGGEELPIYWARYTDWLFTTPLLLIDLGLLAGATRNQLASLVGLDVLMIGTGAIATLSTSAAVLSAGGTRLVWWGVSTGFLLVLLYMLYGSLDEKASRLSGQAASTFSTLRTLIVVVWLVYPVWWLLGTEGLQIVSLTIETAGFMVLDLVAKVGFGFILLSSREVLDAAGSATSEPSAAD, encoded by the coding sequence ATGATGGCACAACCCGGTAGCGAAGGGATCTGGCTTTGGATCGGGACACTAGGCATGTTCCTAGGGATGCTGTACTTCATCGCTAGGGGCTGGGGAGAGACCGATAGACGGCGACAGGAGTTCTACATCGTCACGATATTCATCACCGCCATCGCGTTCGTCAACTACCTCGCGATGGCGCTTGGATTCGGACTGACGACGGTGACGCTCGGCGGCGAGGAGCTGCCCATCTACTGGGCGCGGTACACCGACTGGCTGTTCACGACGCCGCTGCTCCTCATCGACCTCGGACTTCTCGCCGGGGCGACGCGGAACCAGCTCGCCTCGCTCGTCGGTCTCGACGTGCTGATGATCGGTACCGGTGCGATCGCGACGCTGTCGACGAGCGCGGCCGTGCTCTCGGCGGGCGGGACGCGGCTCGTCTGGTGGGGCGTCTCCACCGGCTTCCTGCTCGTACTCCTGTACATGCTGTACGGCTCGCTCGATGAGAAGGCCTCCCGGTTGTCCGGACAGGCCGCATCGACGTTCAGCACGCTCCGAACGCTGATCGTCGTCGTCTGGCTCGTGTACCCGGTGTGGTGGCTCCTCGGAACCGAAGGGCTCCAGATCGTCTCGCTCACCATCGAGACGGCCGGATTCATGGTGCTCGATCTGGTCGCGAAGGTCGGCTTCGGCTTCATCCTGCTGTCGAGCCGCGAGGTGCTCGACGCCGCCGGGTCGGCGACTTCCGAGCCGAGCGCGGCCGACTGA
- a CDS encoding lycopene cyclase domain-containing protein, giving the protein MRRVASARRAPRTGPGGHPNLPMIVPFTYIQFHLAFLVPAVLFLIATGFVSRSVDARSDARRLRGWRHYWAGVVIITAVALAYTTPWDNYLIARGVWWYGDGRTLFRLWHAPLEEYLFIVVQPWMTALWLAHFETDATWDRSGSPVAWRVGGLAAAIGLGVVGWRLLGTDGAFYLGAVLAWAAPVVALQWLVGAPQLWARRRTVAIGTLVPTLYLCLADRIAIEFGIWVLSAQYTTGLTIGGLPIEEATFFLVTNLFVVQGLILYRLVTVRWATETAAGDRRPAGDPDRTPAELGGD; this is encoded by the coding sequence ATGCGGCGCGTCGCCTCCGCCCGACGTGCCCCGCGAACCGGTCCGGGCGGCCACCCGAACCTACCGATGATCGTCCCGTTCACCTACATCCAGTTTCACCTCGCGTTCCTCGTGCCAGCCGTGCTGTTCCTCATCGCGACCGGCTTCGTGAGCCGGTCTGTGGATGCGAGGAGCGACGCCCGCCGGCTCCGCGGCTGGCGACACTACTGGGCCGGCGTGGTTATCATCACCGCCGTCGCACTGGCGTACACGACGCCGTGGGACAACTATCTCATCGCCAGAGGCGTGTGGTGGTACGGTGATGGCCGGACCCTATTTCGGCTCTGGCACGCGCCGCTCGAAGAGTACCTGTTCATCGTCGTGCAGCCGTGGATGACGGCGCTGTGGCTCGCGCATTTCGAGACGGACGCGACGTGGGACCGGAGCGGCAGTCCCGTCGCGTGGCGGGTCGGCGGGCTCGCGGCTGCGATCGGACTCGGCGTCGTCGGGTGGCGGCTCCTCGGTACCGACGGGGCGTTCTACCTCGGTGCGGTCCTCGCGTGGGCGGCACCGGTGGTAGCACTGCAGTGGCTCGTCGGTGCCCCACAGCTCTGGGCGCGGCGTCGGACCGTCGCGATCGGGACGCTCGTTCCGACGCTGTACCTCTGTCTCGCAGACCGGATCGCCATCGAGTTCGGCATCTGGGTGCTCTCAGCGCAGTACACCACAGGGCTCACGATCGGGGGGCTCCCGATCGAAGAGGCGACGTTCTTCCTCGTGACCAACCTGTTCGTCGTACAGGGGCTGATCCTCTACCGGCTGGTGACGGTTCGATGGGCAACGGAGACGGCGGCCGGCGACCGACGACCGGCCGGCGATCCGGATCGGACGCCCGCCGAACTC